Proteins encoded by one window of Haematobia irritans isolate KBUSLIRL chromosome 2, ASM5000362v1, whole genome shotgun sequence:
- the LOC142226621 gene encoding uncharacterized protein LOC142226621 codes for MYNNDSSPSWLGMEEPTFAVNRDRDRQEVLRKMQNFQAFNSRAPSVCSMSSINNNSGTQENDNWSLRQDLLRKTKSEEYQEICEARQDLPVVQQCRDILKSIREHKVIMIVGGSGCGKTTQIPQMVLDDFIFNNCGTECRIACVQPAKSKAISVAERAARDRLETIGNSIGLHVGGRIIMPRHTGYILYCTSAILIRNFNSDPLLRNITIVILDDLQTENGEELRQLLDLLKSILPHRSDLKVILLSTTIAVDVFCNYFKDYHALFVHDRLLPKISKASSMSTLPEIIQDDASIITVSDGESTTTESNYRRSSDFLNKYEGRNPLELSKREKQQIKRHRRNLKRLERISGRTEQMPATCIKHRLSSLDCNSELQVAIIDRSDPHGRLNDDLWLKLEERLLRDMISSSWSNQGISFDGANWSRGVKIVKCGNNRSVEFLKETIKDVCENLPHLLLEVIPQSTLPLRINAKMWIPPPVPPTNAILTLIANQNPRLNTNNWQIVNCIPCKNNFGQVYRLFIDGNSARIISETQGRIKFGLNFIRIRFDNK; via the exons ATGTACAATAACGATAGCTCACCATCTTGGTTGGGAATGGAGGAGCCTACATTTGCAGTAAACAGAGATCGAGATCGCCAAGAAGTCCTGaggaaaatgcaaaattttcaagcGTTCAATAGTAGGGCGCCAAGCGTTTGCTCCATGTCGTCAATTAATAACAACAGTGGAACGCAGGAGAATGACAATTGGAGCCTAAGACAAGATTTGCTACGAAAAACGAAATCGGAAGAATATCAAGAGATATGTGAAGCTCGTCAAGATTTGCCAGTAGTTCAACAGTGTCGAGATATTCTAAAGTCCATTAGAGAACATAAAGTAATAATGATTGTTGGTGGTTCGGGTTGTGGAAAGACAACACAGATTCCCCAGATGGTCTTGGatgattttatatttaataattgtGGTACAGAATGTCGCATAGCATGTGTACAACCTGCAAAATCGAAAGCTATTTCAGTAGCTGAACGTGCGGCTCGCGATAGGCTAGAAACGATAGGAAATTCCATTGGACTTCATGTTGGAGGACGAAT AATTATGCCACGTCATACCGGTTACATTTTATATTGCACTTCTGCTATTCTCATAAGGAATTTCAACAGTGATCCCCTATTGCGGAATATAACAATTGTTATTTTGGACGATTTACAGACGGAAAACGGCGAAGAACTTCGTCAATTGCTGGACCTTTTGAAGAGT ATTTTACCACATCGGTCAGATTTGAAAGTCATATTATTGAGCACCACTATTGCAGTCGACgtattttgtaattattttaaagactatCATGCCCTCTTTGTACATGACAGACTATTACCCAAAATTTCAAAAGCATCTAGCATGTCAACATTACCTGAGATCATACAGGATGATGCTAGCATCATAACTGTTTCCGATGGAGAGTCCACAACTACAGAAAGTAACTATAGAAGATCTTCGGATTTTCTTAACAAATACGAAGGACGAAATCCTCTGGAACTTTCAAAGAGGGAGAAACAACAAATCAAGAGACATAGAAGAAATTTGAAAAGACTTGAGAGAATTTCTGGGAGAACAGAACAAATGCCAGCTACGTGTATAAAACACCGACTAAGTAGTTTGGATTGCAATTCTGAACTTCAGGTAGCTATTATTGATAGATCTGATCCACATGGTAGACTTAATGACGATTTGTGGCTGAAACTGGAAGAAAGATTGCTTAGAGATATGATTTCCAGTTCATGGTCTAACCAGGGTATATCCTTCGATGGTGCAAATTGGTCAAGAGGTGTTAAAATTGTCAAATGTGGTAATAATAGATCTGtggaatttttaaaggaaactattaaAGACGTTTGTGAAAACTTGCCGCACTTGCTTCTTGAAGTAATACCTCAATCTACGCTACCCTTACGGATAAATGCAAAAATGTGGATCCCACCGCCAGTACCACCGACTAATGCTATACTCACATTAATTGCAAATCAGAATCCGCGACTGAATACAAACAACTGGCAAATCGTAAATTGCATTccatgtaaaaataattttggtcaAGTCTATCGTCTTTTTATAGATGGTAATTCTGCAAGGATTATAAGCGAAACTCAAGGTCGTATTAAATTTGGACTTAATTTTATCCGAATACGAtttgataataaataa
- the LOC142226622 gene encoding ATP-dependent DNA/RNA helicase DHX36-like: MNRNRRHRGGGGGGGRGRGGRPPGLSGREIGMYYRDLNKAKKEEEQRTGGIRLNPGLDVPPGILMQVYKCLETFEQQNQDERVCHEFQEHFHRLLHVGFEEFLNESKNNIPPTKDRDDDDRIQAHNIRLKSDLESKFENQEYKKKWKMRQKLPAMEQKEAILGAIRDNQIVLIVGSTGCGKTTQIPQMILDECIQLGKGNSCRIVCTQPRRISAISVAERVAYERNESLGSSVGYQIRLESRMPREDGSILYCTTGILLQKMQTDPLMSGLTTVILDEIHERSVETDLLMGLLKIILPYIPDLKVILMSATVSEETFCEYFNNCHTLYIHGTLFPVDVLYLEDILQETGYDNFQNDILAANQKKGRHRQNSREKENTQYSLMINSYLSSIRNKYERNVLETLRRYSDSEGCANLNFLEHLIFYICENKPPGAILVFLPGYERISKLNDQLQRPTNPRHQRLVEKIQVHPLHSMMPTVNQRNVFDPAPSGMRKVILSTILAETSVTIDDVVYVINTGRTKVTDYDIEQNLQTLQEQWVSIANSKQRKGRAGRVQPGVCYNLFTRGRESLMTEIPLPEILRNKMESIILHLKLLHIKEPYDFLKTLINAPDIRAINHGLRLLKSIDALDEECNLTPLGLHLARLPIDPQMGKMILMAALFRCLDPITSAAAGISFKSPFYTPLGLEQKVDRVKRDLSFNSRSDHLLIHNVVKGYREARQQGNDMNFCYRNFLSKATLSQIENMKQQFADILKNSSILESSDCCAKNSNINSNNIPLLRAIIASGLYPNLAFLRKAKTVGRRVHAIHSMSTPVDRKVDFHPSSVNSGEGSFDSNYFVYFQKQRTSKVYLLDATMVFPMALLIFGDGVKQGELSPMEPYISVADIYFFKCDRETSAIILKLRQLLGVLLRKKALHPSPIAMNSEDEQLIKAIHLLLSLDDIGEHVDQYPTDEDDEDDDYYDGDVNTS, encoded by the exons ATGAATCGTAATCGAAGGCATCGTGGAGGCGGTGGAGGTGGCGGTAGAGGTCGTGGTGGTAGACCACCTGGACTAAGCGGCCGCGAAATTGGAATGTATTACAGAGATTTAAACAAGGCCAAAAAGGAGGAGGAACAACGAACAGGAGGAATACGACTCAATCCTGGATTGGATGTACCTCCTGGTATTCTAATGCAAGTTTacaaatgtttggaaacatttgaaCAACAAAATCAGGATGAACGAGTTTGTCACGAATTTCAAGAACATTTCCACCGTTTGCTCCATGTGGGTTTCGAGGAGTTTCTAAATGAATCGAAAAATAATATTCCTCCCACCAAAGATAGGGATGATGACGATAGGATACAGGCGCATAATATACGTTTAAAATCTGATCttgaatcaaaatttgaaaatcaagAATACAAAAAGAAATGGAAAATGCGTCAGAAATTACCTGCTATGGAGCAAAAGGAAGCCATTCTAGGGGCTATTCGTGATAATCAAATAGTTTTAATCGTAGGTAGTACGGGTTGTGGTAAAACCACACAGATACCACAAATGATATTGGATGAATGTATTCAGTTGGGAAAGGGAAATTCTTGCCGCATTGTTTGTACACAACCTAGAAGGATATCAGCGATATCTGTTGCAGAAAGAGTAGCTTACGAAAGAAATGAATCTTTGGGCAGCTCTGTAGGATATCAAATACGCTTGGAAAG TCGCATGCCCCGTGAAGATGGATCAATTCTATATTGTACCACTggaattttattgcaaaaaatgcaAACGGACCCCTTGATGAGTGGTTTGACTACAGTTATTTTAGATGAAATACATGAACGCAGTGTTGAAACTGATCTCTTGATGGgacttttgaaaatt ATTCTACCATATATACCTGATTTGAAAGTGATTTTGATGAGTGCTACCGTTTCGGAAGAAACATTTTGTGAATACTTTAATAATTGCCACACTTTATATATTCATGGTACACTATTTCCGGTGGATGTTTTGTATCTGGAGGATATATTACAGGAGACGGGTTATGATAATTTCCAAAATGATATTTTAGCAGCAAATCAGAAAAAAGGTCGTCACAGACAAAATAGCCGTGAGAAAGAAAATACTCAATATTCACTTATGATAAATTCCTATTTATCATCTATACGTAATAAATATGAGCGAAATGTATTGGAGACCCTACGTCGATACAGCGATTCAGAGGGTTGTgccaatttgaattttttggagcACTTAATATTTTACATATGTGAGAACAAACCTCCGGGAGCAATCTTGGTATTTCTACCGGGGTATGAGAGAATATCCAAACTTAATGATCAATTGCAGAGACCAACTAATCCGAGACATCAACGTTTGGTTGAAAAAATTCAAGTACATCCCCTGCATTCCATGATGCCTACGGTTAATCAGCGTAATGTCTTTGATCCAGCACCTTCGGGTATGCGTAAAGTCATACTTTCTACAATTTTGGCTGAAACTTCAGTGACAATTGACGATGTGGTTTACGTGATAAATACCGGACGGACAAAAGTAACAGATTATGATATAGAACAAAATCTACAAACCCTTCAAGAACAATGGGTTAGTATAGCCAATTCAAAGCAACGCAAAGGACGTGCTGGTCGAGTTCAACCAGGTGtctgttataatttatttacaaG GGGACGCGAAAGTTTAATGACTGAGATACCTTTACCAGAAATTTTACGCAATAAAATGGAATCTATTATTCTACATCTAAAACTTTTACACATAAAGGAACCATACGATTTTCTTAAAACATTGATAAATGCACCCGATATTCGTGCTATCAATCATGGATTGCGACTTCTGAAAAG catcGATGCCTTGGATGAAGAATGCAATTTAACACCTTTAGGATTACATTTAGCACGATTACCCATCGATCCACAGATGGGTAAAATGATTTTAATGGCTGCCCTCTTTAGATGTTTGGATCCCATTACATCGGCAGCTGCTGGTATTTCATTTAAAAGTCCATTTTATACACCCTTAGGTTTGGAACAAAAAGTTGACAGAGTAAAACGTGACTTGTCTTTCAACTCGAGAAGTGATCACTTATTGATACACAATGTTGTAAAAGGCTATCGAGAGGCACGTCAACAAGGAAACGATATGAATTTCTGCTATAGGAATTTTCTGAGTAAAGCCACCTTAtcgcaaattgaaaatatgaaacaaCAATTTGctgatatattaaaaaattcaag TATTCTAGAATCCTCCGATTGCTGtgctaaaaattcaaatatcaaCTCAAATAATATACCACTATTAAGGGCTATAATTGCATCCGGTTTATATCCCAATCTAGCTTTTCTAAg AAAAGCAAAAACCGTGGGGCGAAGAGTTCATGCAATTCACAGCATGTCCACTCCAGTAGATCGAAAAGTAGATTTTCATCCATCGTCTGTGAATAGTGGTGAGGGATCATTTGATTCCAA TTATTTTGTCTATTTTCAGAAACAACGTACATCCAAGGTTTATTTATTAGATGCTACAATGGTTTTTCCTATGGCTTTGCTGATATTTGGTGATGGTGTGAAACAAGGAGAACTTTCACCCATGGAGCCTTATATAAGTGTTGCCGATATATATTT TTTCAAATGTGATCGGGAAACTTCTGCGATTATTTTAAAGTTACGCCAATTACTTGGTGTCTTGCTGAGAAAGAAGGCTTTGCATCCATCACCCATAGCGATGAATAGTGAGGATGAACAATTGATAAA AGCCATACACTTGCTGCTTTCTTTGGATGATATTGGTGAACATGTGGATCAATATCCAACAGATGAAGATGATGAGGATGATGATTATTACGATGGTGATGTTAACACTTCTTAG
- the Ns4 gene encoding nucleostemin 4 has protein sequence MPQVRRKVPYSGKKKKDQLLQKRQLKGSQKYLRTRSDDGETTEDNELIVRKLMIRSQNGNRNANRYNLCFYQESRKEMERLKLDGLKPFSPATPEQREIDASFYEGYDFPIRPEWNYDMDKSTLDRNENKYFREYVEHLQQKQKEENRDLSLFELNLETWRQLWRVLELSDILLIIVDVRYSTLMFPPYLYDYIVNKIGKHAILILNKVDLVEPEVVVAWRCYFQETYPGIPVVIFASNPLQSKKGTQHSRRINYKRGIEGVYNIFKECQKIVQSEVDLTAWEQKILEDMSSETGYLEAEAETTAEKHLDETEEDENTTMPHESNGEKRTKYYKGILTLGCIGFPNVGKSSLINALKGRKVVSVSRTPGHTKHFQTIFLTNLVRLCDSPGLVFPSSTSKYLQVLLGSFPISQLQVPYRSIQLMAEHLNLPQILKIHLPEDHDEWSPVAICDAWAFKRGFIVAKSARPDRYRAANHLLRSCVSGQLQLILQFYPPKFNERREEWTKHADVAEVKKYQNLPGNDVEIEQPDNDDTSSVNSESAYESDEHSSSNDETNADEDDEANAHSQPSTSRNAFALLEDD, from the exons ATGCCACAAGTACGTCGTAAAGTTCCGTATAGCGGTAAAAAGAAAAAGGATCAATTATTACAAAAGCGACAATTAAAAG gttcacaaaaatatttgcgaactcGGAGCGATGATGGTGAGACAACCGAAGATAACGAGCTAATTGTACGGAAGCTAATGATACGTTCTCAAAATGGCAATAGGAATGCCAATCGTTATAACCTCTGTTTCTATCAAGAGTCTAGGAAAGAAATGGAACGTTTGAAATTAGATGGCCTCAAACCGTTTTCTCCAGCAACACCCGAACAACGAGAAATTGATGCCAGTTTTTATGAGGGCTATGATTTTCCCATAAGACCTGAATGGAATTACGATATGGACAAATCTACTTTGGACCGTAATGAGAATAAATATTTTCGG GAATATGTCGAGCATTTACAACAAAAGCAAAAGGAGGAAAATAGGGATTTGTCtttatttgaattgaatttggaaacctgGAGACAATTATGGCGTGTATTGGAACTTTCCGATATCCTATTGATCATAGTTGATGTTCGATATTCG ACATTGATGTTTCCACCGTATTTATACGATTacattgttaataaaattggaaAGCATGCTATATTGATTTTGAACAAAGTCGATTTGGTTGAACCAGAAGTTGTGGTGGCATGGCGTTGTTATTTTCAAGAAACATATCCCGGTATTCCTGTGGTCATATTTGCATCAAATCCACTTCAATCGAAAAAAG GAACTCAACATAGTCGTCGTATAAACTATAAACGAGGAATCGAAGGAGTGTACAACATTTTTAAggaatgtcaaaaaattgttcaatccGAAGTAGATCTTACAGCATGGGAACAAAAGATACTTGAAGATATGTCCAGTGAGACAGGCTATCTGGAAGCAGAGGCAGAAACCACCGCAGAAAAGCATTTAGATGAAACTGAAGAAGATGAGAATACCACCATGCCACACGAAAGCAATGGTGAAAAACGTACAAAGTACTATAAAGGCATACTAACATTGGGTTGCATTGGATTTCCCAATGTGGGTAAATCCTCTTTGATTAATGCATTGAAAGGACGAAAAGTTGTCAGTGTAAGTCGTACACCGGGCCATACGAAGcattttcagacaattttcttaaCCAATTTGGTACGTCTCTGTGATAGTCCGGGCTTAGTATTCCCTTCgtcaacatcgaaatatttgcaAGTACTTTTGGGTAGTTTTCCAATATCGCAATTGCAAGTTCCCTATCGTTCGATACAACTTATGGCTGAGCACTtgaatttgccacaaattttaaAGATACACTTACCCGAAGATCATGATGAATGGTCACCGGTAGCAATATGTGATGCTTGGGCTTTCAAGCGTGGTTTTATTGTTGCCAAATCGGCTAGACCGGATAGATATAGAGCCGCCAATCATTTGTTAAGATCATGTGTAAGTGGTCAATTACAATTGATATTGCAATTCTATCCACCAAAATTCAATGAACGCAGGGAAGAATGGACCAAGCATGCTGATGTTGCAGAagttaaaaaatatcaaaatctaCCGGGCAACGATGTTGAAATTGAGCAACCAGATAATGATGATACCTCATCAGTAAATTCTGAAA GTGCTTATGAATCTGATGAACATAGTTCATCAAACGATGAAACCAATGCCGATGAAGATGACGAAGCTAATGCACATTCCCAACCTTCAACTTCACGCAATGCATTTGCTTTACTTGAAGACGACTAA